The genomic window CCGCCTCCGGGTGGTTGATGATGGGCGTGGAGCCGTCGACGCCGAACACGCCGTAGTTGTTGAGGGTGAAGGTGCCCCCGGTCAGCCGGTCGGGCGGCAGGCTTCCGGTCCGGGCCAGCTCGGTCAACCGGGCGAGTTCAGCGGCCAGTTGGACTGTCGTCAGCCGGTGGGCGTCGCGGACGACGGGGACGACCAGCCCGCGTTCGGTCTGGGCGGCGAAGCCCAGGTGCACCTCGTCGTAGCGCAGGATCTCCCGGCGTTCGGTGTCGACGGCCGAGTTCAGCTCGGGGTAGCGGCGCAGACCGGCGACACAGATCCGGGCGAACAGGGCGAGCAGCCCGACCCGGCGGCCGGGTTCGGCCGCCTCCAGCGCCTTCTTGGCCTGGAGCAGTCCGGTGGCGTCCACGTCGACCCAGGTCGTGGCGTCGGGGATCTCGGTGCGGCTGCGGGAGAGCTTGTCGGCGACGGCCTTGCGGACGCCTCGGAGGGGGATGCGGACGGGGCCGCCGGAGGCGGGCTCGGGTCGGGACACGGGCGTGGGCTCCGGCCGGGGGAGCGGAACCGGTTCCGTCGTGGCCGGTGCGTGCTGGGCGACGGCCCGCTCCACGTCCCGGCGCAGGACGACCCCGGCGGGACCGGACGGCGCCAGCGCGGTGAGGTCGATCCCGTGGTCCCGGGCCATCCTCCGCACGAGGGGCGAGATGACCCGGGGAGCGTGCGGCTCGATCGCCGGTGCCGTCTCGGCCACCGGGCCGACGGTCGCCATGGCGGCCCCCGCGCGTCGGCGGCGACGGCGCGGTGCCGGTTCGTGCCCCGTTCCGTAGCCGATCAGTACGTTGCCGGATCCGGCCTGCTCCTCCTCGCGG from Streptomyces sp. DSM 40750 includes these protein-coding regions:
- a CDS encoding dihydrolipoamide acetyltransferase family protein; the encoded protein is MTTATLHEQLFKLPDLGEGLTDAEIVEWKVAVGDTVTIDQIVVEVETAKATVEVPVPYAGTVLRLHAEAGTALGVGEPLITVAAGTAVREPAAPADVSGTAAERYREEEQAGSGNVLIGYGTGHEPAPRRRRRRAGAAMATVGPVAETAPAIEPHAPRVISPLVRRMARDHGIDLTALAPSGPAGVVLRRDVERAVAQHAPATTEPVPLPRPEPTPVSRPEPASGGPVRIPLRGVRKAVADKLSRSRTEIPDATTWVDVDATGLLQAKKALEAAEPGRRVGLLALFARICVAGLRRYPELNSAVDTERREILRYDEVHLGFAAQTERGLVVPVVRDAHRLTTVQLAAELARLTELARTGSLPPDRLTGGTFTLNNYGVFGVDGSTPIINHPEAALLGVGRIVDKPWVVDGALTVRKVTQLSLSFDHRVCDGGVAGGFLRFVADCVERPAILLADV